In Verrucomicrobiota bacterium, the genomic window CTTCCATTCCATTTCGAGCCCGTCGTGGTTTCACGTTGATTGAGCTGCTTGTCGTGATCGCCATTATCGCGATCCTGGCGGGCATGTTGCTGCCCGCCCTCAGCAAAGCGAAATCCAAGTCGCAGGGCATCAAGTGCATGAACAACGGCAAGCAGATGATGCTCGCGTGGCGTCTCTATGCCGATGACAACGACGGACTGCTCGTCAAGTCGTTGGATGGCGGTCCGGATGCCGCGAAGCGCGCCTTGCTGGTCGCGGGCAGTGCCAGTGATAATCCGACGAACACCATCGATAAGAGTCCTCTCATGAAATACATGGGAAACAGCCGCGAGGTGTGGAAATGTCCTTCGGACAACACGACGCGCATTGAAGGTGGGAAGAAGCTGCCCCGTGTGCGAAGCCAATCGATGAGCCAGGTTTTCGATTTCGGCGGCTGGCTGCCTTCCCCGCCCTATCGGACTTACGGGCGCATTGATCACATCGTCATTCCGACTCAGACCTGGGTGCTGGTGGATGAGCACCCGGAAAGCATCAACGACGCGGCTTGCGCCGTTCAGATCGTTCTTCCAGACGCCAAAGGCGGGAACATCATTGATTTCCCCGCGTCTTATCACAATGGGGCCGCAGGCTTCTCGTTTGCCGATGGTCACTCCGAGATTCATCAGTGGAAGGGCAGCAAGATCAAGACGTTCGGAAGGCGGGGGAACACGGGTTTGAATGTCCCGGCCGCCGACTCCCTGAACGATGTGAAATGGTGGTCTCGCATGACCACGGTGGGTCCCAATTTCCCGTAGGTGCGGGTTAGGATTCGCTTTCAACGTTTTCAAGATCGCGGCCCGGGTTCTCCGGGCCGCTTCTATTTTGCGGTGGGTCGGGAGAGCTTGGGTTGTCCAAGAACCCAATCTTTAC contains:
- a CDS encoding type II secretion system protein → MTNISSIPFRARRGFTLIELLVVIAIIAILAGMLLPALSKAKSKSQGIKCMNNGKQMMLAWRLYADDNDGLLVKSLDGGPDAAKRALLVAGSASDNPTNTIDKSPLMKYMGNSREVWKCPSDNTTRIEGGKKLPRVRSQSMSQVFDFGGWLPSPPYRTYGRIDHIVIPTQTWVLVDEHPESINDAACAVQIVLPDAKGGNIIDFPASYHNGAAGFSFADGHSEIHQWKGSKIKTFGRRGNTGLNVPAADSLNDVKWWSRMTTVGPNFP